From the genome of Campylobacter concisus:
ATATCACATCAAGACTTGGAGATTTTGTATATCCAAAAGAAATTTCTATTCCAAGTTACAAACCGACATATAAGGGCAACTCAAAACAGATAAAAAAAGTAGCAGTTGCGATAAATGAAGCTAAAAGGCCGCTTCTTTACATCGGTGGTGGCGCGGTCGCATCTGGAGCTAGCGAGATCATCCGTAAATTTATGAAAAAAACTGGTATTCCAGCAGTCGAAACGCTTATGGCTCTTGGCGTGCTTGATGCAAAAGATGAGCTAAATTTAGGCATGGCAGGCATGCATGGTAGCTACGCTTCAAATATGGCTTTAAGCGAGTGCGACCTTCTCATCTCGCTTGGAGCTAGATTTTGTGACAGGATCACTGGCAGGACGGATGAGTTTGCCAAACATGCAAAGATTATCCACATCGACATTGATCCAAGCTCTATCTCAAAGATCATAAATGCCCATTTTCCGATAGTTGGTGATCTTACAAACGTGCTAACCGAGCTTTATGAAGAAGTCAATGCAAAGCCTGAAAACTACGCACCATGGAGAGAAATTTTAGATAGATATTCTAAACTAAATCCACTTGGCTACACAGATAGTGACAAGGTCTTAAAACCACAATGGGTCATCGAAGAGACCGCAAAGATAGCAGGAGCTGATGCGATAATCTCAACAGATGTCGGCCAGCACCAAATGTGGGTGGCGCAGTTTTATCCGTTTAACCGAGCAAGACAGCTTGTCACAAGCGGCGGACTTGGCACAATGGGATATGGCCTCCCTGCAGCGATCGGCGCAAAATGTGCAAAACCAGACAATCTTGTTATAAATTTTACAGGCGATGGCTCAATACTTATGAATATCCAAGAGTTAATGACGGCTCATGAGATAAATATGCCCGTTATAAACATCATTTTAAACAACAACTTCTTAGGCATGGTTCGTCAGTGGCAGACATTTTTCTATGAAAAACGCTACTCATCGACTGATCTTAGCTTGCAGCCTGATTTTGTAAAGATAGCTGAAGGATTTGGCGGAATTGGCTTTGTTTGCAAGAGCAAGGATGAGTTTAGAAAGGCTTTAAAAGAGGCGATCGATAGCAAAAAATCAGCGATGATCGACGTTAGGATCGACCGCTTTGAGGATGTGCTTCCTATGGTTCCAGCTGGAGCTGCGATTTATAATATGATATTAAAGAGCAAGGAAGAAAAATGAGTATCAGAAGAACGATTTCGGTTATAGTTTTAAATGAACACGGCGTTTTAGCTAGAATTTCTGGGCTTTTTGCGGGCAGGGGCTACAACATCGATACGCTCACCGTTGCTCCGATACCTGAGAGTAACTTCTCAAGGCTAAGTATCGTAACAAGTGGCGACGAGAGAGTTTTAGAGCAGATCGTAAAACAGCTTCACAAGCTCATACCAACGTATAAGGTCATAGAAAGTGGCGAATTTGTCGAAAAAGAGATGGCTCTTGTGAAAATTCCGCTTGGTGAAAATTTTGCTGGCCTTGAAGCGATACTAAAAGCATACAACGGTATCGTGACAAACACAAATGAAAACTACATCGTTGTCATGGTGGCTGACGATGCGAGTAGGATCGAGAGCTTTTTAAAATCAATAAAGAAATTTAACCCAGTTGACGTCGTGCGCGGCGGATCTGTGATAATGGATATATGATGAAACTAAGTGAAATAGCCTCAAAAGTAAATGCTACTTTTAGCGGAGAAGATATAGAAATTTTTGCCTTAAATTCTTTAAAAAATGCAAATAAAGCTGAGCTAACATATTGCGACGGCGAGAAGAATGCAAAATTTATAAGCACATCAAACGCTGGAGCCATATTGGTGACAAAATCGCTTTTAGACTTGGTGCCAGCTGGTATGGTCGCACTTGTGTGTGATAACCCGCACCTTGCATTTGCCTTGCTTAGTAAAGATTATGCTAAGCCACTTTTTTGTGAGCCAAAGCCATCAAATATCGCCAAGAGTGCAAAGATAATGCCAAATGTCTATATCGGCTCAAATGTGAGCATTGGTGAAAATACGATAGTCATGGCTGGAGCATTTTTGGGCGATAATGTGACTATCGGCAAAAACTGCATCATCCACCCAAACGTAGTCATTTATAACGACTGCGTCATCGGTAACGAGTGTCATCTGCTGGCAAACTGTGTGATCGGAAGCGATGGCTTTGGTTATGCACATACAAAAACTGGCGAGCATGTAAAAATTTATCATAATGGCAATGTTGTTTTAGGCGATTATATCGAGATCGGTGCTTGCACGACGATAGATCGTGGTGTTTTTGAAAGCACAGTGATCGCAAACTACACAAAGATAGATAATCTTGTTCAAATAGGCCATAACTGCGAGCTTGGAAATGGCTGCCTAATCGTCTCACAAACTGGCCTTGCTGGCTCAACAGTACTAGGTAGAAACGTCGTAATGGGCGGACAAAGCGGCTCAGCTGGTCATGTAAAAGTGGGCGACTTCGCGCAGATCGCTGCACGTGGTGGCGTTAGCAAAGACCTGCCTGGTGGCAAAAAATACGCTGGAGCTTATCCGATAATGGAGCTTTCAGATCAGTTTAAACTCCAAGCAAAAATTTTGAGATTTTTTAAGAAAAATTGATTGCAAGCTTTTGCGAGCTTAAAATCGCAAAAGCTTTTTATCTCGTAGCCTAAAAATAATGCTAATTCTATTTTAAAACGAACTAGACTTAAAATTTATATGTTAAGTTTGGCAAAATACAAAATAACTATTTTATTTTAAGCAACTATTTATTTGGCTTTGTTCTCTTTTATTACTCTAGCCGTTTCTATCGCGATTTCTAGCTCTTCATTTGTTGGGATGATGAGTGTTTTTATCTTAGCGTCATCCCCGTCTATGCATCTCTCGCCTCGCATGTCTTGGAAATTTAGATCGTGATTTATGTGAATGCCAAGATGCTTTAATTCGTCACAAATTTTTTGCCTTGTATTTGGTGCGTTTTCTCCTATGCCACCGGTAAATATGAGCGCATCAACGCGTCCTAAAATGGCGTAATATGAGCCAATATATTTTTTTACTCGGTAGCAAAACATCTCAAAAGCAAGCTTTGCTCGCTCGTCATTTTGCATTTTAGCCACAACCTCTCTCATGTCGCTTGAGCCACAAATTCCAAAAAGTCCGCTTTTTTTGTTTAAAAAGTTGTCAATCTCATTCCATTTTAAAACACCGATATTTAGCAAGTAGATGACTACTGCTGGGTCCATATCGCCACTTCTTGTGCCCATTATGAGCCCTTCAAGTGGGCTAAGCCCCATCGAGGTATCGATACTTTTGCCATTTTGTACTGCACAGGCTGAGGCGCCGTTACCTAGATGAAGTGAGATAGCGTTAAATTTATCAAATTCTATGCCAAGCATTTTGGCCGCTTGCTTGCAGACGTATCTATGCGATGTGCCGTGAAAGCCGTATTTTCTGATATGATGAGTCTTGCAAACGTCATAAGGTAGAGCGTAGCGGTAGGCGTACTCTGGCATGCTTTGATGAAATACCGTGTCAAAAACGACCACGTGAGGCACATTTTTGCTCTCTTTCATTGCGTTTTTAATGCCAGCAAGGTGCCCTGGGTTATGAAGAGGGGCAAGTGGACTTATCTCCTCGATCTTTTTGATGACGCTCTCATCAACGATCATCGAGCTAAAAAAGCTCTCGCCGCCGTGAACTATCCTGTGTCCGATACCATCAAGCTCGCTTAGATCGTGCAAGGTGTGTGAAGTGACAAAGAGCTCGTTCATCGCCTCAAGTCCGTCATGGTGGTCTTTTATGAAGCGTTTTATCTCGTAGGTTTCACCATTCGCTTTTAGTACCGCTCTTGAGCTGGAGCTACCGATTTGCTCGACTAGACCGCTTGCTAGACTGGTTTTGGTATCCATTGCAAAAAGTTGAAATTTTATTGAGCTACTACCCGAGTTTAAAACCAAAATTCTCATATTATTCTCCTGCTTGTATGGCACTGATTAAGATAGTATTTACCACGTCTTCAACGAGGCAACCGCGGCTTAGGTCATTAACCGGCTTTTTTAATCCTTGAAGTATCGGACCTACGGCTAGGGCGTTTGCGCTTCGCTGAACTGCTTTGTAACAGATATTTCCACAGTTTAAATTTGGAAAAATAAAGACATTTGCATGCCCAGCAACCTCTGAGTTTGGCATCTTTTTGCCAGCGACACTTAGATCAACGGCTGCGTCAAACTGAATTGGCGCTGAGATTTTTAAATTTGCATCAAGCTCGCTAGCTTTTTTAGCAGCTTCTTTTACAAACTCCACATCAGGCCCACTTCCACTATCAGCCGTAGAGTAGCTTAGCATGGCGATCTTTGGGCTAAGTCCAAAAGCACTTGCCGTTTGAGCGCTGCTTAGCGTGATGCTAGCTAGCTCATCTGCGCTTGGATTTGGCGTGACGGCGCAGTCGGCAAAGAGTAAAATTTCCTCTTCAAGTGCCATGAAAAATGCCCCACTTACCACACTTACATTTGGCTTTGTTTTTATGATCTGCAAAGCTGGGCGGATCGTATCAGCCGTGCTCATTGTAGCACCACTTACCAAGGCATCAGCTATGCCTTCATGAATTAGCATCGTAGCAAAGTAAATTTTATCTTTAGCAAGTGCGTTTGCCTTGACTTCGTCCACGCCTTTATGCTTTCTAAGCTCATAAATTTTCTTTGCAAATTCTTTTGTTAGCTCATTTTGTTCTGGATTGATCACTTTGGCTTTGCTTAAATTTAGCCCCAAAGCGGCCGCTTTTTTTGAAATTTCATCTTCAAGTCCTAGCAAGATGATATTTGCCGCACCTTTTTCTAGCACGATGTGAGCTGCTTTTAAAATTCTCTCATCGTCGCTCTCTGGTAAAACAACGGTCTTGTTTGCTACTTTGGCCCTTTTTAGAAGCAGGCTTTGAAATTTAAAAGGAGTGACGATCTGGGCTTGATAGTTTAAAATTTCATCAATATTATCACTAATGAGAAGCTTTGAGTTTGGATTTAGTGCTTT
Proteins encoded in this window:
- the lpxD gene encoding UDP-3-O-(3-hydroxymyristoyl)glucosamine N-acyltransferase, which encodes MKLSEIASKVNATFSGEDIEIFALNSLKNANKAELTYCDGEKNAKFISTSNAGAILVTKSLLDLVPAGMVALVCDNPHLAFALLSKDYAKPLFCEPKPSNIAKSAKIMPNVYIGSNVSIGENTIVMAGAFLGDNVTIGKNCIIHPNVVIYNDCVIGNECHLLANCVIGSDGFGYAHTKTGEHVKIYHNGNVVLGDYIEIGACTTIDRGVFESTVIANYTKIDNLVQIGHNCELGNGCLIVSQTGLAGSTVLGRNVVMGGQSGSAGHVKVGDFAQIAARGGVSKDLPGGKKYAGAYPIMELSDQFKLQAKILRFFKKN
- a CDS encoding acetate kinase — its product is MRILVLNSGSSSIKFQLFAMDTKTSLASGLVEQIGSSSSRAVLKANGETYEIKRFIKDHHDGLEAMNELFVTSHTLHDLSELDGIGHRIVHGGESFFSSMIVDESVIKKIEEISPLAPLHNPGHLAGIKNAMKESKNVPHVVVFDTVFHQSMPEYAYRYALPYDVCKTHHIRKYGFHGTSHRYVCKQAAKMLGIEFDKFNAISLHLGNGASACAVQNGKSIDTSMGLSPLEGLIMGTRSGDMDPAVVIYLLNIGVLKWNEIDNFLNKKSGLFGICGSSDMREVVAKMQNDERAKLAFEMFCYRVKKYIGSYYAILGRVDALIFTGGIGENAPNTRQKICDELKHLGIHINHDLNFQDMRGERCIDGDDAKIKTLIIPTNEELEIAIETARVIKENKAK
- the pta gene encoding phosphate acetyltransferase, encoding MKSCYVFTDKNLAHLQEIIATKFKKVEIFKIIPDENDKNNLINSNEKEFFLKFIDKFEELKAKSDFVIVLGCESFSVFGKSELNLKLARNLNAPIFNENASELKALNPNSKLLISDNIDEILNYQAQIVTPFKFQSLLLKRAKVANKTVVLPESDDERILKAAHIVLEKGAANIILLGLEDEISKKAAALGLNLSKAKVINPEQNELTKEFAKKIYELRKHKGVDEVKANALAKDKIYFATMLIHEGIADALVSGATMSTADTIRPALQIIKTKPNVSVVSGAFFMALEEEILLFADCAVTPNPSADELASITLSSAQTASAFGLSPKIAMLSYSTADSGSGPDVEFVKEAAKKASELDANLKISAPIQFDAAVDLSVAGKKMPNSEVAGHANVFIFPNLNCGNICYKAVQRSANALAVGPILQGLKKPVNDLSRGCLVEDVVNTILISAIQAGE
- a CDS encoding acetolactate synthase large subunit is translated as MKQISGSQMISEALHEEGVEIVFGYPGGAALNIYDETYKQTYFKHVLVRHEQAAVHAADGYARVSGKVGVAFVTSGPGFTNAVTGLATAYSDSIPIVLISGQVPTFMIGTDAFQEIDAVGISRPCVKHNFLVNSVEELPRIIKEAFYIARSGRPGPVHIDIPKNITSRLGDFVYPKEISIPSYKPTYKGNSKQIKKVAVAINEAKRPLLYIGGGAVASGASEIIRKFMKKTGIPAVETLMALGVLDAKDELNLGMAGMHGSYASNMALSECDLLISLGARFCDRITGRTDEFAKHAKIIHIDIDPSSISKIINAHFPIVGDLTNVLTELYEEVNAKPENYAPWREILDRYSKLNPLGYTDSDKVLKPQWVIEETAKIAGADAIISTDVGQHQMWVAQFYPFNRARQLVTSGGLGTMGYGLPAAIGAKCAKPDNLVINFTGDGSILMNIQELMTAHEINMPVINIILNNNFLGMVRQWQTFFYEKRYSSTDLSLQPDFVKIAEGFGGIGFVCKSKDEFRKALKEAIDSKKSAMIDVRIDRFEDVLPMVPAGAAIYNMILKSKEEK
- the ilvN gene encoding acetolactate synthase small subunit; the encoded protein is MRRTISVIVLNEHGVLARISGLFAGRGYNIDTLTVAPIPESNFSRLSIVTSGDERVLEQIVKQLHKLIPTYKVIESGEFVEKEMALVKIPLGENFAGLEAILKAYNGIVTNTNENYIVVMVADDASRIESFLKSIKKFNPVDVVRGGSVIMDI